One Sphingomonas sp. SUN039 genomic window carries:
- the hisD gene encoding histidinol dehydrogenase: MAEWLKRGAMADQKAAIDRKVRETVEATLADIEARGDAAVRALSIKFDGMDRDSYRLTQAEIDRCVDSLNPQDIIDIEFAQAQVKNFAQIQRATILDTEVETLPGVVLGHKTIPVQNAGCYVPGGKYPLLASAHMSVVTAKVAGVPRVITCAPPFEGKLAPAIVAAQAMAGADEIYCLGGIQAVGAMALGTDSIRPVDMLVGPGNAFVAEAKRQLFGRVGIDLFAGPTETMVIADETVDGEICATDLLGQAEHGPDSPAILITTSRKLAEETMREVTRLLEILPTAGIARVAWENWGEVILCADDEEMAQVSDHIANEHVQVMTRDPDWFLNRLVNYGALFLGPRTNVAYGDKVIGTNHTLPTRKAGRYTGGLWVGKFLKTHTYQRITTDEASAMIGEYCSRLCALEGFAGHGEQANLRVRRYGGRNIPYAGRAEPLEAVA; this comes from the coding sequence ATGGCGGAATGGCTGAAGCGCGGCGCGATGGCCGACCAGAAGGCGGCGATCGACCGGAAGGTTCGCGAGACTGTGGAAGCGACGCTCGCCGATATCGAGGCGCGGGGCGATGCGGCGGTGCGCGCGCTTTCGATCAAGTTCGACGGAATGGACCGTGATAGCTATCGCCTGACACAGGCGGAGATCGACCGGTGCGTCGATAGTCTCAACCCTCAGGACATTATCGACATTGAGTTCGCGCAAGCACAGGTGAAGAACTTCGCGCAGATCCAGCGCGCGACGATCCTCGACACCGAAGTCGAGACACTTCCCGGCGTGGTGCTCGGGCACAAAACAATCCCGGTGCAGAATGCGGGCTGCTATGTCCCCGGCGGCAAATATCCGCTGCTTGCTTCGGCGCATATGAGCGTGGTGACGGCGAAGGTCGCGGGCGTGCCGCGCGTCATCACCTGCGCGCCGCCGTTCGAGGGCAAGCTCGCCCCCGCCATTGTGGCGGCGCAAGCCATGGCGGGCGCGGACGAAATCTATTGCCTCGGCGGGATTCAGGCAGTCGGCGCTATGGCGCTGGGCACCGACAGCATCCGCCCCGTCGACATGCTCGTCGGCCCCGGCAACGCCTTTGTCGCGGAGGCCAAGCGCCAGCTGTTCGGGCGCGTCGGGATCGACCTGTTCGCCGGGCCGACCGAGACGATGGTGATCGCCGACGAGACGGTGGACGGCGAAATCTGCGCGACCGATCTGCTGGGCCAGGCCGAGCACGGGCCGGACTCGCCCGCGATCCTCATCACGACCTCGCGCAAGCTCGCCGAGGAGACGATGCGCGAGGTGACGCGCTTGCTCGAAATCCTGCCGACAGCGGGCATCGCGCGGGTCGCGTGGGAGAATTGGGGCGAGGTCATCCTGTGCGCCGACGACGAGGAAATGGCACAGGTCAGCGACCATATCGCCAACGAGCACGTCCAGGTGATGACGCGCGACCCCGACTGGTTCCTGAACCGTCTCGTCAATTACGGCGCGCTGTTCCTGGGGCCGCGCACCAATGTCGCCTATGGCGACAAGGTGATCGGGACGAACCATACGCTGCCGACGCGGAAGGCGGGGCGTTACACCGGCGGGCTGTGGGTCGGCAAGTTCCTGAAAACCCACACCTACCAGCGCATCACCACCGACGAAGCGTCGGCGATGATCGGCGAGTATTGTTCGCGGCTGTGTGCGCTCGAAGGATTTGCGGGCCACGGCGAACAGGCCAATCTCCGCGTGCGCCGCTATGGCGGGCGCAACATCCCCTATGCAGGCCGCGCCGAACCGCTCGAAGCGGTGGCATGA
- a CDS encoding aldehyde dehydrogenase family protein encodes MDSYLKHYIDGRWVDSIGGARHEVISPSTEEPCTEISIGTEADVDAAVVAARRAFATFSQTSVEERLALLARIVEELKKRVPDLGRSMAMEMGAPVSFASTAQAFAGIGHFGVTARVLKDFVFEETIGTVRVVHEPMGVVGMITPWNWPLNQIALKVAPCIAAGNTMVLKPSEECPGNAAILAEAMHAAGVPAGVFNLVQGNGPLTGNAISSHPDIDMVSFTGSTRAGILIAKAAADTVKRVHTELGGKAANVVLPDADFATHLPPTVQGIVANSGQSCIAPTRILVHKDREVEAVGFVKAYLEAVPVGDPMTEGPHIGPVVNKAQFDKIQGLIQSAIDEGAKLETGGTGRPADMNRGFYVRPTLFSGVTPDMRIAQEEVFGPVATIMTYADEDEAVRVANDTPFGLSMTISGDPAKAAALAPKMRAGIVTINSWGPDAGAPFGGYKQSGNGRENGVYGLREFMEVKSVIGAPVAA; translated from the coding sequence ATGGACAGCTATCTGAAACACTATATCGATGGACGCTGGGTCGACAGCATCGGCGGCGCGCGGCACGAGGTGATCTCGCCGTCGACCGAAGAGCCCTGCACCGAGATCAGCATCGGGACTGAGGCCGATGTCGACGCAGCGGTCGTGGCGGCGCGGCGTGCCTTTGCAACGTTCAGCCAGACCAGCGTCGAGGAGCGGTTGGCGCTGTTGGCCCGTATCGTCGAGGAGTTGAAAAAGCGCGTGCCCGACCTCGGTCGCTCGATGGCGATGGAAATGGGGGCGCCGGTCAGCTTTGCCTCGACGGCACAGGCGTTCGCCGGGATCGGCCATTTCGGGGTCACCGCGCGGGTGCTCAAGGATTTCGTGTTCGAAGAGACCATCGGCACCGTCCGCGTCGTGCATGAGCCGATGGGGGTCGTCGGCATGATCACGCCGTGGAACTGGCCGCTCAACCAGATCGCGCTGAAGGTCGCGCCGTGCATCGCGGCGGGCAATACGATGGTGCTGAAACCGTCCGAAGAATGCCCCGGCAACGCGGCGATCCTGGCCGAGGCGATGCATGCGGCGGGCGTCCCCGCAGGCGTGTTCAACCTGGTGCAGGGCAATGGGCCGCTGACCGGCAACGCAATCTCGTCGCATCCCGACATCGATATGGTCAGCTTTACGGGTTCCACCCGCGCGGGGATTTTGATCGCGAAGGCGGCGGCCGATACCGTCAAGCGTGTGCATACGGAATTGGGCGGAAAGGCGGCGAATGTCGTGCTGCCCGACGCCGATTTTGCCACGCATTTGCCGCCGACGGTGCAGGGCATCGTCGCCAATTCCGGGCAAAGCTGCATCGCGCCGACACGCATCCTCGTGCACAAGGACCGCGAGGTCGAGGCGGTCGGGTTCGTGAAGGCCTATCTCGAAGCGGTGCCGGTCGGCGATCCTATGACCGAAGGGCCGCACATCGGCCCGGTCGTCAACAAGGCGCAGTTCGACAAGATCCAGGGGCTGATCCAGTCGGCGATCGATGAAGGCGCCAAGCTCGAAACCGGCGGCACCGGCCGCCCTGCCGACATGAACCGCGGGTTTTATGTGCGCCCCACATTGTTCAGCGGCGTCACCCCCGATATGCGGATCGCGCAGGAGGAAGTGTTTGGGCCGGTTGCCACGATCATGACCTATGCCGATGAGGACGAAGCGGTGCGCGTGGCGAACGATACGCCGTTCGGCCTGTCGATGACAATCTCGGGCGACCCGGCCAAGGCGGCGGCACTGGCCCCGAAAATGCGCGCCGGGATCGTGACAATCAACAGCTGGGGACCGGATGCGGGCGCACCGTTCGGCGGTTACAAGCAATCGGGCAACGGGCGCGAAAACGGTGTCTACGGTCTGCGCGAATTCATGGAAGTGAAGTCGGTGATCGGCGCGCCGGTCGCGGCCTGA
- a CDS encoding class I SAM-dependent methyltransferase has protein sequence MNRPLALAGAAALIASTLSVAASAKPSPAIAAAVADPLRPAADTARDANRKPAAVVAFAGIKPGDKVADLLPGGGYFTRIFARTVGPKGKVYAVMPLSALQRPGAMDRINAAAAPYPNVTVLTVEMAKFAAPEPLDEVWTSENYHDLQNGPTADPAAVNKAIFAALKPGGVYYIEDHSAPGTGLGATSTLHRIDPAVVRSQVEAAGFRLEAQSSLLANPADPHTARSNDPSISGKTDKLIMRFRKPR, from the coding sequence GTGAATCGACCTTTGGCTCTGGCGGGCGCAGCCGCGCTGATTGCATCGACCCTCTCTGTTGCCGCCTCCGCCAAACCCTCGCCCGCCATTGCAGCGGCGGTCGCCGATCCGCTGCGGCCAGCCGCCGATACCGCGCGCGATGCCAACCGCAAGCCCGCCGCAGTCGTGGCGTTCGCCGGCATCAAACCCGGCGACAAGGTAGCCGACCTGTTGCCGGGTGGCGGCTATTTCACGCGCATTTTTGCCCGGACCGTCGGCCCCAAGGGCAAGGTCTATGCGGTCATGCCGCTCAGTGCGCTGCAGCGGCCGGGCGCAATGGACCGGATCAATGCCGCCGCCGCACCCTATCCCAATGTGACGGTGCTTACCGTCGAGATGGCGAAATTCGCCGCGCCCGAGCCGCTCGACGAGGTGTGGACGTCGGAGAATTATCACGACCTGCAGAACGGCCCGACCGCCGACCCTGCCGCCGTCAACAAGGCGATCTTTGCCGCCCTGAAGCCCGGCGGGGTCTATTATATCGAGGACCACTCGGCCCCCGGCACAGGCCTCGGCGCGACCTCGACCTTGCACCGCATCGACCCCGCGGTCGTGCGCAGCCAGGTCGAGGCTGCCGGTTTCCGCCTGGAGGCGCAATCGTCGCTGCTCGCCAATCCCGCCGACCCGCACACCGCCCGCTCGAACGATCCCTCGATCAGCGGAAAGACCGACAAACTCATCATGCGCTTTCGCAAACCGCGCTGA
- a CDS encoding cupin domain-containing protein, giving the protein MSELSDSGLPLVQRVVTGHDANGRAIVKSEDRSPTRMIPSGDAAFLQIWTTPAVPADNNDETDGRHREVGLTLMGGSAARVVDMLPGQQSPMHRTNSLDFGIVVEGEIELELDDGVTTRVGKGGIIVQRGTNHLWRNPGDTVCRIAFVLIEAPAYLHGGVPLPEHKPEDVGTH; this is encoded by the coding sequence GTGAGCGAACTCAGCGATTCAGGCCTGCCGCTCGTCCAGCGCGTTGTCACCGGGCACGATGCGAACGGGCGCGCGATCGTCAAATCGGAAGACCGGTCGCCGACCAGGATGATCCCGAGCGGCGACGCGGCCTTCCTCCAGATCTGGACGACGCCTGCCGTCCCCGCCGACAACAATGACGAAACCGACGGACGCCATCGCGAAGTCGGTCTGACGCTGATGGGCGGCAGCGCCGCACGCGTCGTCGACATGCTGCCCGGCCAGCAATCGCCGATGCACCGAACCAACAGCCTCGATTTCGGAATCGTCGTCGAGGGCGAAATCGAGCTCGAACTCGACGACGGCGTCACAACGCGGGTGGGGAAGGGCGGAATCATCGTCCAGCGCGGGACCAACCACCTGTGGCGCAATCCCGGCGACACGGTCTGCCGGATCGCCTTCGTCCTGATCGAAGCGCCGGCCTATCTTCATGGCGGCGTGCCCTTGCCCGAGCACAAGCCGGAAGACGTCGGTACGCATTAG
- a CDS encoding CHASE3 domain-containing protein, whose protein sequence is MTRSRRIPLPIIASFVLLGLMVMGSLLLAVRLTANNDDLVAVSEYRRAVTDVVNAARDAETGQRGFLLTGDEKYLAPYEASVSQIAPALARVASREGARGMRVSAQLKTLLDGKLEELRTTIELDKAGRADAAIAIVQNDGGRVMMDRVRAIAENERRWGVARTNELTDSSRTLLRLMVVGLVAGAAAVILLSLLWLAQARRQYAEVDRARGDAELSLSALKTEVASREKAESQVRQLQKMESLGALTGGIAHDFNNMLAVVLGGIELAKRRLRSDPDKADQLLDNAREGATRAATLTARLLAFARNQPLAPTPLDVNKLVGGMCDMLHRTLGEAVQVECVYGAGLWRCYADPGEVENAILNLAINARDAMPQGGKLTVESANAHIDDSYARSRPEVTAGQYVLICVTDTGSGMSPETIERAFDPFFTTKPVGKGTGLGLSQVFGFAKQSGGHVAAYSEIGEGTTVKLYLPRFTGADIVDPVASVPDALPGGVSTEVILVVEDEARVRHYAVDALRELGYTAISAASPAEALRALDEQPEITLLFTDIVMPEMTGRQLADAAAIKRPDLKILFTTGYTRNAVVHNGMIDVGVAFLSKPYGMRDLARKIRDVLDGGGVNRTV, encoded by the coding sequence ATGACCCGTTCGCGCCGCATCCCGCTTCCCATTATCGCCTCGTTCGTGCTGCTCGGCCTGATGGTCATGGGCAGCCTGCTTCTCGCAGTACGGTTGACGGCAAACAACGACGACCTAGTTGCGGTGTCCGAATATCGCCGCGCAGTCACCGATGTGGTCAACGCAGCGCGCGATGCCGAAACCGGGCAACGCGGGTTTCTGCTCACCGGCGACGAAAAATACCTCGCCCCCTATGAAGCCAGTGTCAGCCAGATTGCGCCGGCGCTGGCCCGCGTGGCGTCGCGCGAGGGCGCGCGCGGCATGCGCGTTTCGGCGCAATTGAAAACGTTGCTCGATGGCAAGCTCGAAGAATTGCGGACAACGATCGAACTCGACAAGGCGGGTCGCGCCGATGCCGCCATTGCCATCGTGCAGAACGACGGCGGCCGGGTGATGATGGATCGCGTCCGCGCGATCGCGGAGAACGAACGCCGATGGGGCGTGGCGCGCACGAACGAACTGACCGATTCATCGCGGACGCTGCTCCGTCTGATGGTTGTCGGCCTCGTCGCGGGGGCAGCAGCGGTCATCCTGCTGTCGTTGCTCTGGCTGGCACAGGCGCGGCGGCAATATGCCGAGGTCGACCGCGCGCGCGGCGATGCCGAATTGTCGCTTTCGGCGCTGAAGACCGAGGTTGCCTCGCGCGAAAAGGCCGAATCACAGGTGCGTCAACTCCAGAAAATGGAATCATTGGGCGCGCTGACCGGCGGGATCGCGCATGATTTCAACAATATGCTCGCGGTTGTGCTGGGCGGGATCGAACTGGCCAAACGGCGGTTACGAAGCGACCCCGACAAGGCCGATCAGCTGCTCGACAATGCGCGCGAGGGCGCAACGCGCGCCGCGACCCTGACGGCGCGGCTGCTCGCCTTTGCCCGAAACCAGCCGCTCGCCCCGACCCCGCTCGACGTGAACAAGCTGGTCGGCGGGATGTGCGACATGCTCCACCGGACGTTGGGCGAAGCCGTGCAGGTCGAGTGCGTCTATGGCGCAGGGCTGTGGCGCTGCTACGCCGACCCTGGCGAAGTCGAAAATGCGATCCTCAACCTTGCGATCAACGCCCGCGACGCGATGCCTCAAGGGGGCAAGCTCACTGTTGAAAGCGCGAACGCCCATATCGACGATTCCTATGCACGGTCACGGCCCGAGGTCACGGCGGGGCAATATGTCCTGATCTGCGTTACCGATACCGGCAGCGGCATGTCGCCCGAAACCATCGAACGCGCCTTCGACCCGTTCTTCACCACCAAGCCGGTGGGCAAGGGGACCGGCCTCGGGCTCAGCCAGGTGTTCGGCTTTGCCAAGCAATCGGGCGGCCATGTCGCCGCCTATTCAGAAATCGGCGAGGGCACGACGGTCAAGCTGTACCTGCCGCGTTTCACCGGGGCTGATATCGTCGATCCGGTGGCGTCCGTGCCCGATGCTCTCCCCGGCGGCGTCAGCACCGAAGTCATCCTCGTCGTCGAGGACGAAGCGCGCGTCCGCCACTACGCCGTCGATGCCCTGCGCGAGCTGGGCTATACCGCGATCAGCGCCGCCTCCCCCGCCGAAGCGCTTCGCGCCCTCGACGAACAGCCCGAAATCACACTGTTGTTTACAGACATCGTAATGCCGGAGATGACCGGCCGGCAATTGGCCGATGCCGCAGCGATCAAGCGCCCCGACCTGAAAATCCTGTTCACCACCGGCTATACCCGCAACGCCGTCGTCCATAATGGCATGATCGACGTGGGCGTCGCGTTTCTGTCGAAGCCGTACGGGATGCGTGACCTGGCCCGGAAGATCCGCGATGTACTGGACGGCGGCGGGGTCAACCGGACGGTGTGA
- a CDS encoding fumarylacetoacetate hydrolase family protein — protein sequence MRLATLNDGTRDGRLVVIAPDGMSCAEAPVATLQSALEDWDAVSAALAAVTDFPIALDGTKLAAPLPRAWQWLDGSVFKSHGALMDKVLGIDKPPVDWPLMYQGVSDTFYAPRADVPMADEGLGIDFEGEFGVIIDAVPMGTAAQDAMRHIRLVVQINDWSLRTLAGPEMKTGFGWVQAKPPCGMAPFAVTPDELGAAWAQGRVHADLLVDWNGRRFGAANGGAMGYGFHELVAHAARTRSLVAGTVIGSGTVSNENFREVGSSCIAERRGIEIVDEGAAKTEFMRFGDTVRMEGRLPDGRSPFGILEQKVVKA from the coding sequence ATGCGGCTTGCGACACTCAACGATGGTACGCGCGACGGACGGCTGGTCGTCATCGCGCCCGATGGGATGTCTTGCGCCGAAGCGCCGGTGGCAACGCTGCAGTCGGCGCTCGAAGACTGGGATGCAGTGTCGGCGGCGCTCGCGGCAGTGACCGACTTTCCGATCGCGCTCGACGGGACGAAGCTCGCAGCACCCTTGCCGCGCGCGTGGCAATGGCTCGACGGCTCGGTGTTCAAGAGCCACGGCGCGCTGATGGACAAGGTGCTCGGCATCGACAAGCCGCCGGTCGACTGGCCGCTGATGTATCAGGGCGTGTCGGACACTTTTTATGCGCCGCGTGCCGACGTGCCGATGGCCGATGAGGGGCTCGGCATCGATTTCGAAGGCGAGTTCGGCGTGATCATCGATGCGGTGCCCATGGGGACGGCCGCGCAGGATGCAATGCGACACATCCGCCTGGTCGTGCAGATCAACGACTGGTCGCTGCGGACGCTCGCGGGGCCGGAGATGAAGACCGGTTTCGGCTGGGTGCAGGCCAAGCCGCCGTGCGGCATGGCACCCTTTGCGGTGACACCCGACGAACTGGGCGCCGCCTGGGCGCAGGGCCGTGTCCACGCCGACCTGCTCGTCGACTGGAACGGGCGGCGTTTCGGCGCGGCGAACGGCGGGGCAATGGGGTACGGCTTTCACGAACTCGTCGCGCACGCCGCACGGACGCGCAGTCTCGTTGCGGGCACGGTGATCGGATCGGGGACCGTCTCGAACGAGAATTTCCGCGAGGTCGGATCTTCGTGCATCGCCGAACGGCGCGGGATCGAGATTGTCGACGAAGGCGCGGCGAAGACCGAGTTCATGCGCTTCGGCGACACCGTCCGCATGGAGGGACGACTGCCCGACGGGCGCTCGCCTTTTGGCATTCTCGAGCAAAAGGTGGTCAAGGCGTGA
- a CDS encoding SDR family NAD(P)-dependent oxidoreductase produces MILPKTPSFRLDGKRALVTGAGRGIGLALAAALAEAGAHVTLVARTENEIAPAAVEMRGDWATLDVSDLGAVATFFDARPAFDILVNNAGTNRPKPMTEVSEADFDAVLDLNVKSAFFVAQGCVRKMLAEGKGGSLIHIGSQMGHVGGPNRSLYCASKWALEGMSKAFALDLAARGIRSNTIAPTFIETPLTRPYFDDPAFKASVLAKIKLGRIGRVEDLMGAALFLASEASALVTGTSIVVDGGWTAD; encoded by the coding sequence ATGATCCTGCCGAAGACCCCCAGCTTCCGCCTCGACGGGAAACGGGCGCTGGTAACAGGCGCAGGGCGCGGCATCGGCCTCGCGCTCGCGGCGGCGCTGGCGGAGGCGGGGGCGCACGTCACGCTGGTTGCCCGGACCGAAAACGAGATTGCGCCCGCCGCCGTCGAGATGCGTGGCGACTGGGCGACGCTAGATGTGTCGGACCTCGGCGCGGTCGCGACTTTTTTTGACGCGCGACCGGCGTTCGACATCCTCGTCAACAACGCCGGAACTAACCGTCCCAAGCCGATGACCGAAGTCAGCGAGGCGGATTTCGACGCGGTGCTCGACCTCAACGTCAAGAGCGCGTTCTTCGTGGCGCAGGGCTGCGTCCGCAAAATGCTGGCCGAGGGCAAGGGCGGCAGCCTGATCCATATCGGCAGCCAGATGGGCCATGTCGGCGGGCCGAACCGGAGTCTCTATTGCGCGTCCAAATGGGCGCTGGAGGGGATGAGCAAGGCCTTTGCGCTCGACCTTGCCGCGCGCGGCATCCGCAGCAACACGATCGCGCCCACCTTTATCGAAACCCCGCTGACCAGGCCCTATTTCGACGATCCCGCCTTCAAGGCCTCGGTACTCGCCAAGATCAAGCTGGGTCGGATCGGGCGTGTCGAGGATTTGATGGGCGCGGCATTGTTCCTCGCGTCCGAAGCCTCGGCGCTGGTCACCGGCACGAGTATTGTTGTCGATGGCGGCTGGACGGCGGACTAG